The DNA window acacagggtagcagaatggataaaaaaaaaaatccatctatttgctgcctacaagagactcatttttgacctgaagataccttcaggttgaaagtaaagggatggagaaatatctatcatgcgactggaagccaaaagaaaggtggagtaaccatacttatatcagacaaactggactttaaagtaaaggcagtaacaagagatgaagaaggacattacataataattacaggatctcttcatcaggaagagttaacaattataaatatctatgtgtcaaattcgggagcacccaaatacataaaacaattaatcacagaaagaaacaatcttattgacaaaaatgtgctaattgcaggggactttaatactccactgacagcaatggacagatcaaccagacagaaaatcactaaagaagccaTGCacctgaatgacatattggaacagatgaaattgatagatatatttagaactctgcatcctgtagttaggaaattcaccttcttctcgagtgcacgaggcacattctccaagatagatcacatacttgggcataaaacagctctccataagtataaataaatagagatcataccatgcacactttcagatcacaatgctatgaaatttgaaattaaccacaagaaaaagtctggaaaacctccaaaaatgtggaggttaaaaaccaccctactgaagaatgattagGCTAAGCAGGCAATtcgaaaagaaatttaaaaatatatggaaacaaatgaaaattaaaatacaacaatccaaaattttGGGGACAtagaaaaggcagtcctaagaggaaagtatattgcaatccagactaatttcaacaaactagaaaaagcgcaaattcaaaatctaacagagcacctactggaactagaagggaagcagcaagagcaccccaaacccagcagaagaaaggaaataataaagatcagggcagaaataaacaatataaaatccaaaaaacagtctagcagattaatgaaaccaagagttggttctttgaaaaaataaacaaaatcgataaacctctagcctggctcctcagaaagaaaagagagagtacccagatagacaaaatcatgaatgaaaaaggatctattacaaccaatccattagaaatacaaacaatcatcagagattactatgaaatattatatgccaacaaactggacaacacaaaagaattggacaaattcctaaatgcacatgcactgccaaaattcaaacgggaagagatagaaagcatgaagagacctataaccagtgaagaaatcaaatccgttatgaaaaatctcccaacgaataaaagcccagggccagaaggcttcccaggggaattctactagacatttaaagcagagctcatacccattcttctcaaactattccaaaaaatataaatagaaggaaaacttctaaactcattctacaaagccagcatcaccttgatacccaaagaagacagagacccagacaaaaaagagaacgacagaccaatatctttaatgaaaacagatgcaaaaatactcaacaagatactagcaaataaaattcaacagcatataaaaagaattatccatcatgatcaagtgcaattcattcctgagttacagggctggttcaatattcgcaaatccatcaatatgatacatcacattatcaaaagaaagaataaaaaccatatgatcctgttgatagatgctgaAAACGCATTTgccaaaatatagcaccctttcttaataaaaacccttgagaaagtcagaatagaaggaacttacctaaacactATAAAGGCAGTttctgaaaagcccacaactaatatcatctgcaatggggaaaatctgagagctttccccctgagatcagggacacgactgGGGTGTCcccctcaccactgttgtttaacatagtgctggaagtcctagcatcagcaatcagacaacaaaaggaaagaaaaggcatcagaattggcaaagaagagtcaaactttcactttctgcagatgacatgatactctacatggaaaacccggcagactccaccagaagcctttagaactgatcaatgaatttagtaaagttgcagggtacaaaatccatgtacagaaatcagttgcattcctatacaccaataatgaagcagcagaaagagaaataaataatggatcccattcatgattgcacgaaaaaccatcaaatacctaggagtaaacctaaccaaagatgtaaaagacctatatgatgaaaactattgaaaacttatgaaatagaTTGAAGAAGatactaagaaatggaaaaacattccctttcatggatcagaagaataaacattgtgaaaatgtcattactacccaaagcaatctacacattcaatgcaatccccatcaaaattgcaccaacattcttctcaaagctagaacaaactattctcaaactcatatggaaccacaaaagaccccgaatagccaaaatcatattgaagaagaaaaccaaaaggggaggcatcacaatcccagactttaacctctactacaaagctgtcatcatcaagacagtatggtattggcacaaaaaacagacacatagaccaatggaatagaatagagaacccagaactgggcccacaaatgtacggccaattaatttttgacgaagcagaaagagaatctgacagaaaaaagactgcctctttagcaggtggtgctgggagaactggatagcaacatgtagaagaatgaaactagaccactctcttacaccatacacaaaaattaactcaaaatggctgaaggacctgaatgtgagacaggaaaccatcaaaacccttgagaagaaagtaggaaacaacctcctagacctccaccacagcaatttcctacttgacacatccccaaaggcaagagaagtgaaagcaaaactgaactcttgggacttcatcaagataaaaagcttctgcactgcaaaggaaaccatcaagaaaactaataggcaactgacagaatgggaaaagatagttgcaaatgacatatcagataaagggctagtatccaaactacaaggaactcaccaagctccacacccaaaaaacaaagaacccagtgaagaaatgggcagaagacgtaaacagatacttctccaaagaggacatccaaatggcatataggcacatgaaataatgctcaacatcaatcatcatcagggaaataaaaatcaaaaccacactgagataccacctcatccagtcagagtggctaaaatgaacaaatccagagactatagatgctggcgagggtgtggagagacgagcacaTTCCtaactattggtgggaatgtaacgtggtgcagccactctggaaaacagtgtggaggttcctcaaaaaattatcagtagaattcccctatgacccagcaatagcactgctagagatttacccaagttatacagaaatgctgatacataggggcacatgtaccccaatgttcatagcagcactgtcaacaatagccaaaacatggaaaggtgATGAGTGGATCACgacaatgtggtatatatatatatatatatatatatatatatatatatatatatatacacaatggagtattatatggcaatgagaaagaatgaaatctggtcatttgtaggaaagtggatggacctcgagggggtcatgctaagcaaaataaatcaggcagagaaggacagataccatatatttgcacccataggtctaacaggagaagaggagaaatgtaatggaggaccaggaggaggggaagatggaaagagagttggggagagagggacgcaaaacttgagagactattgaatactgaaaacgaactgagggttgaaggggaagggggaggggggaaaagaggtggtggtgatggaggatggcacttctgtggaagagcactgggtgttgtttggaaaccaatttgacaataaacaattaaaaaaacaaatattctcaaaaaaataaagaaaacattttgatgcaaaaaaaaaagaatagtgagtGTTACAGACATCATTTACACACTCTGAAATTtggtgtggtaggcagaataatgtctGAATAACAGCCACTCAGATGGTATCCCCATTGCAGACCTCTGTGATTATGGTAGGTTAGATGGCAAAAAAATTTAGGTGACCATCAGATTTAACTAATCAGTAGACCTTAAACTAGGGAGATTTTCCTGGAATATCTAGCTGACTCAAATATAATCATAGagattcttaatttctttttaacatttacttatttttgagaggaagagagacacagagtgtatggagaggggcagagagagagggagactcagaatctgaagcaggctccaggctctgagctgtcagcacagactcaccagctgcaagatcatgacctgagccgatgtcagccGCCGAAGCAACTGAGTCCTCCAGGCACCTCAATCACAGAGATTCTCCAGAGTAGAAGAGGGTGAAGGAGGGCAGTGTCAGAGGAAAGTTGAATATGGAAGAAGGGCTGAAGTAATATAGCTTTTTCTGATGATGGAGGAAGGCAACTTCTAGATACTAGAAAAAGCAAGGGAAGAGTTTTTCTTCTCAacttccagagagaaaagaagcctTTTCGACACCTTgatttagcccagtgagaccaaGCCTGGACTTCTGAACTACAAAACTGGTAGATGATTAGGACGATTTTAATTTAAGCATTTTAAGCTGTGGAGTCTGtgataacattttataatagCTATAGAAAAATACCATGCATCCCTCAAAAACAgaacatctgtatttttaaattaaggtataattgacatataagattatattcatttcaggcggacaacataatgattcaatactTGTATACATTGGGACACCAAGGTGGACCAGCCGGTTAAGcctcaaactcttgattttggctcaggtcatgattttgcagttcttgactttgagcccagtgttgggctctgtactgacagcacagagactgcttgggattctctttcttcctctctctctgcccctcccccactttcattcactatctctttcaaaataaataaactttaaaaagttgtacatgttacaaaatgattaccacaataagtctagttaacatccgtcaccatacatagttacaaacttgtttttattgtgatgagaacttttaagatctactctctcacAACTCTTAAATACACAGTGCAGCATTATTAATTATAGTTACCAAACTGTATACTATctttccatgacttatttatttcataactggaagcttgtaccttttgaccactttcACCCACTTTGCCCACCACTCACTCccctcctctggtaaccaccagtctcttctctgtttttttgtttgcttgattttattttgttaagattccacatataagtcatataatatttgtctttctctgtctgacggattgcacttagcataatgccctcaaggtccatctgtgttgtcacaaatggcaagatttcattgtttttttttatagctaaatAGTATTTCactatatgtatctatatatctatctatagatatttGTCTCTAAATCTACATctatactcattttctttttcattcatccatgaatggacacttaggttgtttccatattttggctatggTGCAATGAACCTGGCATGCAGATATGTTTTCAAGTCagttttttaatgcattattagtgaaattaaaatatgacTACATTAATAGGGGAGTATGTCATATTTATAACATAAAGTCATAACATTATAAACATATCAAGTATTTCCATATTAATGTACTCATACAatgtaactaaaacaaaaactccaagtgtgtgtgtgtgtgtgtgtatgtgtgtgtgtgtttgtgtgtgtatatatttataagttgAGAAACTGCTtataaaatttttggaaatgCAAAGTGCAAAGAATGGCTAAGAAATTTTGGCAGGGGGGAAAGTCGAAGGTATTACATCCCAATACCAAGACTAGAAAACTTTAATTGTATTTATACAATATTGGTGCCAGGTTATAGAAACAGACTAACTAAAGAATACTGCATGTACAGGAACATTTTGAGGCCTTTGAGAATTCTGTCTCAACTTTCTGTGTCTAAATTGCCTAGAGTGAATCTCCTAGGCGTCTAATATCCACACCTACTAACATCAACAACCTACATCCCATCTCAAGGGAGAGGAGTTAATATATTTGACCTCTTCCTTTGTCTGGGGTTGAAAAACTGGTGGGACCCATAAGCCTGAGTTCTGTCTCCTGGGAACATAAGGTAAAgcatgaaaatattctttgtacCCTTTGTGGCACCTCTCCCCTGATAAAATTTTACTTGTTGCCTTGTTTTCCTTCTAAACAAATACTTTCTAAGACTGTAAAGCAAGAGATAGAAGACAGTTGGGTGAGATGAAAACTACAGCCAATTAGGGAGAGAAAAACGCTACACTGGCTCTTTTATCTTTATCAGATAATGTAGCCTTGGTTGGCTGTGTGCAAGTAGGGTCTGTGCCCTGGAGGACAGGACTCAGGAAGGAAGGCGTCCTTCTGGTACCAGTGATTCCATAAGGAGACAGCTCCTGGCAGAAAACGATTGATTACATGTGCAGAGTGACTAACATGACCAGTAACACGGCGGGGAatccagaagaaaagaacagcTCTTTGGGTAAAGAAGTGAAGTCAGAGCATATTCAGACTGAAGCAGCAAACTGTGGAATGTATGTTTTCTGTTGATGTCCTTTGCAGTTTTAATGattagtagtttatttttcttccctttcaatGTATCCCCTGTGACCACGAGGAAATGTGCTTCTTGTCAAGAGGCAGTGAGTCTATGCTTCAAGAGACTGAGTTGCAGTCTATCCTAAACTATAAAGACATTTTTGGGCTTTCGCAGTCTATCCACTTTTCATACCACAGGAGATGAGGGGTCCCTAACATTTTAGGGACAATTTTTATGAAGACTGTCGTTACCATTATTCAAATAAGTTCCATGCCCACAGGCATTTAACCTAAATCAGAGCTGCATATCAAACCTAGAACATACATTCTCACGGGCTTGGAGGATGAGGTGTGGTTGGGGCAGAGTAGGGGTGCCGCTTTGGGACGGTGGGAACTAGCTACATCCCCCCCAGCCAGGTAGATGTTTTGTCCACTTTGGCAAATTAAGGACACTGGCAATGACCAAATCGTCCCCTATGTGAGGGAACCTCACTATGTAAGGTTTTGACAGGGGTTCTGGCAGAGATGTCACAAAGTCCCCCTTCCTTGTCACAAAACTACAGATTCCTACCAAACACAATAATATAGAACTGCTGTGGCATGTCCACATGATCCGCTTCCTTTCCTTCAAAGCTCTTCGGATGACTTTGTAGATTTGGTGGAGAGGGTGAGCACTAACTGCTCCTAAACTGGTGGAAGGAGGGCTCCAGCTGCACTGGCCTCTCCATTGCTGCACCCCTTGCTTGTCACCATTGCAGGTACCCTTTTCAAAAGTACTTTATAAAATAGATCATACAATGGAGTTAAAACTAAAATGCATAAGGCACCTCCAAAGGCCAACTATTCAGTGCAAAGCTAGAGATTCCCATAGATGGGGTCCATGATCCCGTagaccaaaaaggaaaacataagggCAGcactactttattatttttaagttcatctcTAGGTCGTGAGAATCTGCTCTTCTTGACTTTGACCAAGCCAATCACACTGACTAGTATCTGTTACAGAGGCGCTGTCAGACTCTCCAGCGGGGAGGGCCATTTCCCTACTAAGTTAGGGATCAGAGATCCTCCAAGGCTAGGGCACCGCCCCTGAGGCCATAAATCATCCTCCGACCTCACTGCCTTTTGTCTGAGTCAGGGGACTACTGCTTACCCGTCCCTGTGCATTTTCTGGTGGTTGCATTCTCTTATTTTCACATCCCAGGAAGCATCCCTCCTCATTGGGACCACAGTTCAATCCCTGTGCAACAAAACTCCACCAATGGCACTGAAATCTGTCCTTtgttttttcctgcatttttcattattcattactttattgaaaattttcagtttaattttttttatcaaaaccATTTTTGGAAACATAATATTTGGTCTATAAAACTCCATTATTTACAGATCATCCCATTTCATAGCTTTAgtatttcctccttctctctctcccctatctTCTCCCTTACATACACAAGCCTTCTTCTCCtcatatatattgttttctttttccatttgaacCTGTGCCCATCCCACATAATCTACACTGAGAAAGGATCAGCATATGAAATTGCTGACCTACAAAAATAACAATTCTTTAAGGTTTCTTAATAAATGTATAAGGAAATGAAATGGGGCCAATGGCAATGAAAAGGGAACACTAACAGGTCAATTCTGCAGGTGCCAACATCAGGGGACAGAGGTGATTCTCCAGCAGAAACCCTGAATGTGACAGTTGCAGTCCCGACCATGGTCAGTAGCCAAGTGCAAATGTCTTTTACAGCCCATTCTGAAAGCTGTTTGTCCTCAGGGTTCAAAAGCCAGTGGATCCCAGACTGAAGGGACCATGCCTAATCTGAGCTGCTACAATCCCAGTTCCTTTATCCTTGTGGGCATACCTGGCCTGGATGAGTTCCACATCTGGATTGGGATTCCCTTTTGTGTCATCtacgttttggctattgtgggCAACTTCATCCTTGTCTACCTCATTGCAACCGAGCACAGCCTCCACGAGCCCATGTTCTTCTTCCTAGCTATGCTGGCTACCACGGACCTCCTCCTGTCCACTGCCATAGTGCCCAAACTGCTCAGTAACCTGTGGCTGGGTTCCCAGGAAATAACCTTCTCTGGCTGTCTCACCCAGATGTTCTTCCTTCACTTCAGCTTTGTGGTGGATTCAGCCATCCTGTTGGCCATGGCATTtgatcgctatgtggccatctgcttTCCCTTGAGATACAGCACCATCCGGACTCAGCAGGAGACCATCAAGCTTATGGTGAGCATTGTCGTGAGGAGCTTCTCTGTCATCTTGCCAGATGTCTTTCTACTGAAACGGTTACCCTTCTGTGGGACACGCATCATACAGCACACATACTGTGAGCACATTGGGGTTGCTCGGCTTTCCTCTGCTGACATCTCCATCAACATCTGGTACggattttctgtccctctcatgACTGTCGTCTCAGATGTGATCTTCATTGCTGTTTCCTATACCTTCATCCTCCATGCTGTCTTTCACCTGTCATCCCAGGGTGCCCGCCAAAAAGCCCTCAGCACCTGTGGTTCCCATGTCAGCGTCATCCTCATGTTTTACATACCTGCCGCCTTCTCCACCCTTGCACATCGCTTTGGTCACAGTGTCCCTCGAAATGTACTCATCCTATTTGCCAACCTCTATGTGGCCATCCCCCCTGCTCTAAATCCTGTCGTCTATGGAGTGAAGACCAAGCAGATCAGGACAAACTtgttctcctcttttctttgaaGAGGACACACTGACTAGGGAGGGCCACTGATGGACAAAGTTAGGTGACATTAAGTAGGTGAGATTTTGTATAACATAGGAACctataaaaataaagctgtaacTCTTGTTCGCTTGAAATTTTCGAGTTCCAGCCATGTGCAAAGTATGGAcaggtgggggaaaggaagaaagaaaaccttctAGATGTCCAGAAAATCAAGGGTGTTCCTGGTTCAGTTTTCTCACCACCTGGACGAGGAAGCTGATGATGGGTACAGAAGAGCACTGATACTAAGGTTGACTTCTTTCCTATTGCTAATTTTGAGATATTTGAAGGTTAGGTATTTCTTAATATACAACTCACCCCTGTGCTTCTGAGTTCCTGAGTTAAAGACAAAGGCTCCTGTCTTCCCTCTTTAAGTAGCTCTCAGTTCTGTCTATTACAACTACTAAGCTTGATGCTTTGTGGTTTAGTCCTGAGTCTGCCCATTA is part of the Suricata suricatta isolate VVHF042 chromosome 11, meerkat_22Aug2017_6uvM2_HiC, whole genome shotgun sequence genome and encodes:
- the LOC115272027 gene encoding olfactory receptor 52H1-like, translated to MPNLSCYNPSSFILVGIPGLDEFHIWIGIPFCVIYVLAIVGNFILVYLIATEHSLHEPMFFFLAMLATTDLLLSTAIVPKLLSNLWLGSQEITFSGCLTQMFFLHFSFVVDSAILLAMAFDRYVAICFPLRYSTIRTQQETIKLMVSIVVRSFSVILPDVFLLKRLPFCGTRIIQHTYCEHIGVARLSSADISINIWYGFSVPLMTVVSDVIFIAVSYTFILHAVFHLSSQGARQKALSTCGSHVSVILMFYIPAAFSTLAHRFGHSVPRNVLILFANLYVAIPPALNPVVYGVKTKQIRTNLFSSFL